The nucleotide window CAGCCCGGGTACCAGGCGTGGAAGGTGAGCGTCTTGTGCTGCTTGTTGATCACGGGCAGGCCGATGCGCCGGCGCTGGGGCTGGTCCAGCAGCTCGCCGTCCTCCTTCCAGCGGTGCAGCGCGGGCAGCGGGTCGAACTCGCCCTTGATCGGCCAGTAGGCGCCGATCACCGTGTCGGCCTGGTTCAGCAGCCACAGGCGCATCACGCGCTGCAGCGCGTCGGCGCGTTCCAGACGGTCGGGCAGATTCAGGCGTTGCTCTATCAATTGGCGGCGCAGGGCGGCTTTGTCCATCACATAATTCCCTCATGCAATGGACGAAGATTCTGACACCGCTGGCGGCCTCGGCCCTGCTTGCCATGGCGGCGCTGCCTGCACAGGCGCAAAACCCGGGCGACGACACCCTGCTGGAAATGCAGCAGGCCTACCGCAAGGGCGACCGCAAGAAGCTCGCGCAGCTGCTGCCGGCCGCGCGCGGCCATGCGCTGGAGCCCTGGGCTGCCTACTGGGAGCTGCGCGCGCGCCTGGACGAAGCGCAGCCGCAGGAGCTGCAGGACTTCTTCACGCGCTACGCCGGCACCTACCAGGAAGACCGCCTGCGCAACGACTGGCTGCTGCTGCTGGGCCAGCGCCGCGACTGGGCGCGCTTTGCCGGGCTGCACCCGCAGTACCGCATGGGCGACGACCGCGAGGTGCGCTGCTACGCGCTGTACGTCGATCTGCTGCAGGGCAGCGCGCCGCCGCAGATGGCCGATGAGGTGCGCCGCCTGTGGTACGCGCAGCGCGATGCCGACGACGGCTGCACCCATGCCGCCGACCAGCTCTACGGCGAGAAGAAGCTCGGCGCGCAGGACGTGTGGCGCAAGGCGCGCCTGGCCATCGAGGCCAACCGCGGCCGCGCCGCGCGCAACGCCGTGGCCATCGTCTCCAGTGACGCGCTGCCCGGCCTGGCGCAGCTGCAGGCCTCGCCCACGCGCTTCCTGCTGGGGCGCGACGCCAAGGGCCGCGCCATGCCCGCGGGCAAGGTGCGCCAGGAATTGGCCACGCTCGCGCTCACCAAGCTCGCCACCAGCGACCACGAGGCCGCGGCCCGCCTGCTGGAGGGCACGTGGAGCACGCAGCTCGCGCCCGAGGAGCGCCACTGGGTCTGGGGCGTGATCGGCAAGCAGGCCGCGCAGCGCCTGTCGGAAGACGCGCTGGTCTACTTCGGCAAGGTGGCCCGGGACACCGACCTGTCCGACGAACACCTGGCCTGGAAGGCCCGCGCCGCGCTGCGCGCCGGGCAGTGGCAGACCGTGCGCAAGGCCATCGACGCGATGACCCCCGAGGCGCGCCAGGACAGCACCTGGGTGTACTGGAAGGCGCGCGCCCTGCTCGCCGGGCGCCCCGGCGAGGCCGAGCGCGAGCAGGCGCGGCAGCTGCTCGAAGGCATCGCCAGCCCGCGCGGCTTCTACGAGCAACTGGCGCTGGAGGAACTGGGCCAGTCCATCACCGTGCCGCCCGCGCCCGCGCCGCTCACCGCCGAGGAAAAGGCCGCCGCGCGCGCCAACCCGGGGCTGAACCGGGGGCTGTACGCCATCCTGCTCGGCCTGCGCAGCGAAGGCGTGCGCGAGTGGAACTACACCACCAACCTGCACCAGAGCGGCGGCATGACCGACCGCGAGCTGCTCGCCGCCGCCGACTTCGCCTGCGCGCAGCAGGTGTGGGACCGCTGCATCAACACCAGCGAGCGCACGCGCGCCGTGGTGGACATGGCGCAGCGCTTTCCCACGCCGTACCGCAGCGCGGTGGTGGCGCGCGCCCAGGGCATCGGGCTCGACCCGGCCTACGTGTATGGCCTGATCCGCCAGGAAAGCCGCTTCATCATGGACGCGCGCTCGGGCGTCGGCGCCTCGGGCCTGATGCAGGTGATGCCCGCCACCGCGCGCTGGACGGCGCGCAAGATCGGACTGGCCGGCTTCACGCCCGACCAGATCAACGACCGCGACACCAACATCACCATCGGCACCGCCTACCTCAAGCTGGCGCTGGACGACTTCGCCGGCTCCATGCCGCTGGCCGCCGCGGCCTACAACGCCGGGCCGGGCCGCCCGCGCAACTGGCGCAACGGCCCGGTGCTGGACGCCGCCATCTGGGCCGAGAACGTGCCCTTCAGCGAAACGCGCGACTACGTGAAGAAGGTGCTGGCCAACACCACCACCTACGCCGCGCTGCTCACGGGCCAGCCGCAGTCGCTCAAGAGCCGCCTGGGCACGGTGGGGCCGCGCGATGCGTCCACGCCCGACCCGAGCCGGGACCTGCCTTGATGCTATTTTATTGAGAGCTG belongs to Acidovorax sp. YS12 and includes:
- a CDS encoding lytic transglycosylase domain-containing protein, which encodes MQWTKILTPLAASALLAMAALPAQAQNPGDDTLLEMQQAYRKGDRKKLAQLLPAARGHALEPWAAYWELRARLDEAQPQELQDFFTRYAGTYQEDRLRNDWLLLLGQRRDWARFAGLHPQYRMGDDREVRCYALYVDLLQGSAPPQMADEVRRLWYAQRDADDGCTHAADQLYGEKKLGAQDVWRKARLAIEANRGRAARNAVAIVSSDALPGLAQLQASPTRFLLGRDAKGRAMPAGKVRQELATLALTKLATSDHEAAARLLEGTWSTQLAPEERHWVWGVIGKQAAQRLSEDALVYFGKVARDTDLSDEHLAWKARAALRAGQWQTVRKAIDAMTPEARQDSTWVYWKARALLAGRPGEAEREQARQLLEGIASPRGFYEQLALEELGQSITVPPAPAPLTAEEKAAARANPGLNRGLYAILLGLRSEGVREWNYTTNLHQSGGMTDRELLAAADFACAQQVWDRCINTSERTRAVVDMAQRFPTPYRSAVVARAQGIGLDPAYVYGLIRQESRFIMDARSGVGASGLMQVMPATARWTARKIGLAGFTPDQINDRDTNITIGTAYLKLALDDFAGSMPLAAAAYNAGPGRPRNWRNGPVLDAAIWAENVPFSETRDYVKKVLANTTTYAALLTGQPQSLKSRLGTVGPRDASTPDPSRDLP
- a CDS encoding 5-formyltetrahydrofolate cyclo-ligase, with the translated sequence MDKAALRRQLIEQRLNLPDRLERADALQRVMRLWLLNQADTVIGAYWPIKGEFDPLPALHRWKEDGELLDQPQRRRIGLPVINKQHKTLTFHAWYPGCEMEEDAYGIPKPKDTELIVPTLLFVPCVGYGPGGYRLGYGGGFYDRTLASLQPRPVTVGLGYTVGYLDDFEPEAHDQPLDAILNDNGVVWPV